A genomic window from Silene latifolia isolate original U9 population chromosome 11, ASM4854445v1, whole genome shotgun sequence includes:
- the LOC141613185 gene encoding uncharacterized protein LOC141613185, giving the protein MNKLWNSSKPMLGNVVDAKEKTFIFRFGAARDKARVLEGQPWHFEKVYDLPIAGRTNRANAQRIGNCLGKFISLEHGPNAELDRAIRIRVLYDIQVPLKASVPVRMKDGRTIEFIVKYERLPTYCYGCGLIGHGEKDCEDGPYEEEDLKVGEWLRASPWKVTKTVKEGGGKVARDLRPCFDAESVIDSEGAISSMIEKLQAISLELKYRKSEEKKQREQVERSGGRESKVRGREINAEGQNVVMVTEADGGRGGKEVLVRACGAEGDRQESEGGGGGGVRDEISNSCLGSMELDTGVGSVEEQVTVGGGKKRGKGGGVTGGSWQRLVRADMVAAKQVGRAMVKEHGEKRGCEELPVVEVQKCSRVSLDGGVLIPEAEGGSRSQWQINDFREAVDACGLQDVPWEGYNFSWDNDQVGEPNRQCMLDKAMCSSSWIDKFPYAQLTYMDREWSDHAPIKLCLNKRDSGGKKKRGFKFEQIWVGEDGCREAIDRGVERGGADLGRLHKLNEGERSVGNIGKRKKLIAELAELRRKEEQYWRQRSRALWLKDGDRNTKFFHTRAGERKQKNFIARLVDDDGNAKTDEEGIGAVAIDYFQRLFTSSNPSNFEVLDGIGQRVMPEMNACLMKDYTEEEVTEALNQMHPLKAPGPDGMNGLFFQTYWGTVGPAVVSTVLKILRGDAMPTEFNKTNIVLILKKKAPDKVSDFRPISLCNVVYKLVSKVLANRLKLFLSDIVSENQSAFTPGRMISDNVLIAFELFHYMKNSRSAEGFMAIKLDMAKAYDRIEWEFLERVLIVMGFDSNWIARVMACVTTVSFSVLINGTPSRQFTPSRGLRQGDPLSPYLFILCAEVLSWLMRRAVENNSLHGIRIVPRAPFVSHLLFADDSIFFVKATVEEADVVTSILRRYESALGQLVSLDKITVSFSKGIPIQRRSNLAARLCISEVDEHTRYLGLPTVVGRSKKALTDILRDKLSKRLTGWRGKILSRAGKEVLIKVVANSLSTYVMSIFKIPANFCDELRSLISRFWWGHEEGKRGISWVAWQRLCMQRVWVEWVFGIFISLTLL; this is encoded by the exons ATGAATAAGTTGTGGAATTCGTCGAAACCTATGTTGGGCAACGTGGTTGATGCGAAGGAAAAGACGTTCATTTTCCGGTTTGGGGCAGCGAGAGACAAAGCTAGGGTTTTGGAAGGGCAGCCATGGCACTTCGAGAA AGTTTACGACCTACCCATTGCGGGTCGAACTAACCGGGCAAATGCTCAGAGGATTGGAAACTGTTTGGGTAAATTTATTAGCCTAGAGCATGGTCCAAATGCGGAACTGGACAGAGCCATTCGAATTCGTGTTCTATATGATATTCAGGTGCCTCTAAAAGCTTCCGTTCCTGTTCGCATGAAGGACGGTCGTACAATTGAGTTCATTGTTAAATACGAACGCCTCCCTACGTATTGCTATGGGTGTGGTCTAATTGGACATGGTGAGAAAGATTGTGAAGACGGGCCTTATGAGGAGGAAGACTTGAAGGTTGGGGAGTGGTTACGAGCTTCGCCATGGAAGGTTACTAAAACAGTGAAAGAGGGAGGGGGTAAGGTAGCGCGGGATCTTCGTCCATGTTTTGATGCAGAGAGTGTTATTGATTCCGAGGGAGCTATTTCTTCAATGATCGAAAAATTGCAGGCTATCTCATTAGAACTTAAATATCGAAAGAGTGAAGAAAAGAAACAGAGGGAGCAGGTTGAGAGAAGCGGGGGCAGGGAGAGTAAAGTCCGTGGGAGGGAGATTAACGCAGAGGGGCAGAATGTGGTGATGGTGACTGAGGCTGATGGTGGCAGAGGAGGGAAGGAGGTTTTGGTGCGTGCTTGTGGTGCTGAAGGTGATAGACAGGAAAGtgagggaggggggggggggggggtaagagATGAGATTTCGAATTCTTGCTTGGGGAGCATGGAGCTGGATACGGGGGTGGGCAGTGTTGAGGAACAGGTTACAGTGGGAGGAGGGAAGAAAAGGGGGAAGGGAGGAGGAGTGACGGGAGGTAGCTGGCAGCGGCTAGTACGGGCAGATATGGTGGCAGCTAAGCAAGTGGGTAGGGCGATGGTTAAAGAGCATGGGGAGAAACGGGGTTGTGAGGAGTTACCTGTCGTTGAGGTGCAAAAGTGTTCGAGAGTTTCGTTAGACGGGGGCGTCTtaatacctgaggcggag GGAGGGAGTCGATCCCAGTGGCAAATAAATGATTTCCGGGAAGCTGTGGATGCGTGTGGGCTTCAGGATGTTCCTTGGGAGGGGTACAATTTTTCTTGGGACAATGACCAAGTGGGTGAACCAAATAGACAGTGTATGCTCGACAAGGCAATGTGTTCGTCTTCTTGGATCGATAAATTTCCTTATGCTCAGCTTACTTACATGGATCGCGAATGGTCGGATCATGCGCCGATTAAGCTTTGCTTGAATAAGAGGGATTCGGGTGGTAAGAAGAAGCGGGGTTTCAAGTTTGAACAGATATGGGTCGGGGAGGATGGGTGTCGGGAGGCTATAGACCGAGGGGTTGAGAGGGGAGGAGCTGATTTGGGAAGG TTGCATAAATTGAATGAGGGGGAGAGGTCCGTGGGAAACATAGGGAAAAGGAAAAAATTAATTGCGGAATTGGCTGAACTGAGGCGCAAAGAGGAGCAGTACTGGAGGCAACGCTCACGTGCTCTATGGCTTAAAGATGGCGACCGTAATACTAAATTCTTCCATACAAGGGCAGGAGAACGTAAGCAGAAAAATTTCATAGCCCGACTTGTGGATGACGACGGGAACGCTAAGACTGATGAGGAAGGAATTGGTGCAGTGGCAATTGATTATTTCCAGCGATTGTTTACATCTTCAAATCCGAGTAATTTTGAGGTCTTAGACGGTATTGGGCAGCGAGTAATGCCGGAGATGAATGCCTGCCTTATGAAAGATTACACCGAAGAGGAAGTGACGGAGGCCTTGAATCAGATGCACCCACTGAAAGCTCCGGGTCCGGATGGCATGAATGGTCTATTTTTTCAGACTTACTGGGGTACGGTTGGTCCAGCTGTGGTGAGTACTGTTCTTAAAATCTTACGAGGTGATGCTATGCCTACCGAATTTAATAAGACAAATATCGTTCTTATTCTAAAGAAGAAGGCCCCGGATAAGGTGAGTGATTTTCGTCCGATAAGCTTGTGCAATGTGGTTTATAAGCTAGTCTCTAAAGTGCTAGCTAATCGTTTGAAGCTGTTCCTAAGTGATATTGTGTCGGAAAATCAGAGCGCTTTTACGCCAGGTAGAATGATTTCGGATAATGTCCTTATTGCATTTGAGCTCTTTCATTATATGAAGAATTCTAGAAGTGCTGAGGGATTCATGGCGATTAAATTAGACATGGCCAAAGCCTACGacagaattgagtgggagtttttGGAGCGGGTTCTTATTGTGATGGGTTTTGACAGTAATTGGATAGCACGAGTGATGGCTTGCGTCACCACTGTCTCGTTCTCGGTGCTCATTAATGGCACTCCGTCCCGTCAATTTACTCCCTCTCGAGGTTTGCGTCAAGGTGACCCACTTTCCCCTTATCTTTTTATCCTTTGTGCGGAAGTTTTGTCTTGGCTTATGAGGCGGGCTGTGGAAAATAATTCGCTACATGGGATCCGAATTGTACCTCGAGCACCTTTTGTTTCGCATCTCTTATTTGCAGACGATAGTATCTTTTTTGTTAAAGCGACTGTGGAGGAAGCTGATGTAGTCACTTCTATTTTACGCCGGTATGAGTCTGCTTTGGGGCAATTGGTTAGTTTGGATAAGATTACCGTTTCTTTTAGCAAGGGAATTCCGATACAGAGGAGGAGTAACTTAGCTGCTCGATTGTGTATTTCTGAAGTTGACGAGCACACCCGGTACTTGGGCCTTCCTACGGTCGTGGGGCGGTCAAAGAAGGCTTTAACGGATATTCTACGTGACAAGCTCAGTAAAAGGTTGACTGGATGGCGCGGGAAAATATTGTCTAGGGCTGGTAAGGAGGTTCTTATAAAGGTTGTGGCCAATTCACTCTCTAcctatgttatgagtatttttaaAATTCCCGCTAATTTTTGTGACGAGCTTCGTTCCTTGATATCTCGGTTCTGGTGGGGGCATGAGGAAGGCAAGCGAGGAATTAGTTGGGTTGCGTGGCAACGGCTGTGTATGCAAAGGGTATGGGTGGAATGGGTTTTCGGGATTTTCATCTCTTTAACCTTGCTCTAA
- the LOC141611481 gene encoding uncharacterized protein LOC141611481, whose product MEERQLNFNQPLLSVRRGSSMSALPEVNRMKAHDSKITVPPLPYYQSELKSGPVRNPGVVPFQWEQMPGRPKDENKVPKDKNWQLAVTPKLPPGRIPRALDIPSMAKGLAEFEGSAKDAKDKYTSNCEDDNVTFVDAHDNLSRTESFFSCSGGGVDDPSMADSGIFTDPPGQEFRLGRFLPAAKTVTSETPHFVSRKHSGIREKLKPSRRVIKWKQHASQGRLPCKVDGKEEDDKEKEDKYVRMADMSDKLCGLLPKFCVLNPVPGMRDHARAVSVVRNVRTRPELAEYAKSCREIEKQDKTASHRGNMKRVAHQHASKTEPLINEDFCSRIITPLQDGSHHLFLDKEKRIQGLPKECKEVISIQGAQQTTILANLDAEKTLYVDSEPIEHYRNSISGRNPSVDSLKDMKSITFREEKQIFPSREKTFQDYGEDLQIYQDFKRDIVKDGVKESSVLTLGLLLPKSPSESWLSRTLPSMPTKQPYSKLYYGNLAYRSSPMLRSSDVQHMVLQPARGLRPILES is encoded by the exons ATGGAGGAACGCCAGTTAAACTTCAATCAGCCGCTGCTTTCTGTGAGGCGTGGCTCGTCAATGTCTGCTCTACCAGAAGTCAATCGCATGAAGGCCCACGATTCTAAGATAACTGTGCCTCCTCTTCCATACTACCAATCAGAACTGAAATCAGGCCCTGTAAGAAATCCCGGAGTTGTTCCTTTTCAGTGGGAACAGATGCCCGGAAGACCAAAAGATGAAAACAAGGTACCAAAAGACAAGAACTGGCAGCTAGCTGTCACTCCAAAATTGCCACCTGGGAGGATTCCTCGTGCCTTAGACATACCTTCAATGGCAAAAGGCCTAGCAGAATTTGAAGGGTCTGCGAAGGATGCAAAGGACAAGTATACTTCTAATTGTGAGGATGACAATGTGACCTTTGTTGATGCACATGACAATCTTTCTCGGACAGAGTCATTCTTCAGCTGTAGTGGTGGTGGAGTCGATGATCCAAGTATGGCAGATTCTGGTATTTTCACGGATCCCCCGGGACAGGAATTCAGGTTGGGTAGGTTCCTTCCTGCTGCTAAAACTGTGACTTCAGAAACTCCTCACTTTGTTTCTAGAAAGCATTCGGgaattagagagaaattaaagccTTCTAGGAGGGTAATAAAATGGAAGCAGCATGCCTCACAGGGCAGGTTGCCATGTAAAGTGGATGGAAAAGAGGAAGACGACAAAGAAAAGGAGGACAAATATGTTAGAATGGCCGATATGTCTGATAAACTCTGTGGTTTGTTACCTAAGTTTTGTGTATTAAATCCAGTACCGGGGATGAGAGATCATGCACGGGCAGTATCCGTGGTTAGAAATGTTCGCACAAGACCTGAGTTGGCTGAGTATGCTAAATCATGCAGggagattgaaaaacag GATAAAACAGCCAGTCATAGAGGAAACATGAAAAGAGTGGCACATCAGCATGCATCTAAAACAGAACCATTGATCAACGAAGATTTTTGTAGCCGGATTATAACACCGCTTCAGGATGGATCACATCATTTGTTCCTTGATAAAGAAAAAAGAATTCAGGGTCTTCCCAAGGAATGTAAGGAGGTTATATCAATTCAGGGAGCTCAACAAACAACCATACTGGCAAACCTTGATGCTGAAAAGACCTTATATGTCGATTCTGAACCAATAGAACACTATCGGAATTCTATTTCAGGAAGAAACCCTTCAGTGGATTCACTGAAAGATATGAAGTCCATTACTTTTAGGGAGGAAAAACAAATATTTCCCTCTCGAGAAAAGACCTTTCAAGATTACGGGGAAGACTTACAAATATATCAGGATTTCAAGCGAGATATTGTGAAAGACGGTGTCAAGGAAAGCAGTGTGCTCACTTTGGGCCTACTCCTGCCCAAGTCTCCATCTGAATCCTGGCTCTCTCGGACACTGCCTTCAATGCCAACAAAGCAGCCGTATTCCAAGTTATATTATGGGAACTTGGCATATAGATCATCACCAATGTTGAGATCTTCTGATGTGCAGCATATGGTACTTCAGCCTGCCAGG GGACTCAGACCTATACTGGAAAGTTAG
- the LOC141611480 gene encoding F-box protein MAX2 homolog B produces MPNLTRTTIHDLPDAILTTILTIITDTRTRNSTSLVNHKWSNIERHTRTHLTLRGNIRYLLYNLPKCFTNVTHLDLSVLSPWGVSLDTAASSSLEAAVFLSHRLQSAFPNVVDLTVYSRLPSSILFISQAFPGLRRIKLVRWHQRPQSIVVGSDFMGLLRDCEGLDSIDLSCFYCWTEDVPPALEAYPRAGFRLVKLNLLNFALMEGFKADQILTITRICPNLRDFRVGCMFDSRYLGFLGDDALVGIPGNCKHLRVLHLVDISLAEREFDDQGYCREDAGFSIQGLVGFFSGLGEIEELVLDVGKNVRGSWVALEVLGSRCPNLRVLELGCFHEICKAIESHLDGIALCHRLESLSIKNSADMIDSQLIEIGRGCSMLRKFEVSDCRNITMRGLRTFVCLLRKTLVEVMVSRCRQLDASASVQAVDPISSRIRRLGIDCVWGDEEAETRRELGLFGNGFDLDDSEIEENRVTKRSRLSSVGESSYANGSSNNGFTVRSWDRLEFLSLWIGVGQLLAPLENAGLADCPNLREIHIKVEGDCRERPKPSQTSFGIDTLIRYPKLSKMKLDCGETIGYALTAPSGLMDLSLWERWFLNGIRNLTLNELDYWPPQDREVNQRSLSLPAAGLISQCYSLRKLFIHGTTHEHFMMFFIGIPNLRDVQLRGDYYPAPENDMSTEMRVDSCCRFEDKLNSCHIRQIPD; encoded by the coding sequence ATGCCAAACCTAACCCGAACCACCATCCACGACCTACCTGACGCAATCCTAACCACAATCCTAACCATCATAACCGACACCCGAACCCGGAACTCAACCTCTTTAGTCAACCACAAATGGTCAAACATCGAACGCCATACCCGGACCCACCTAACCTTACGTGGCAACATCCGTTACCTTCTCTACAACCTTCCTAAGTGCTTCACCAATGTCACCCACCTCGACCTCTCGGTTCTTTCCCCTTGGGGAGTTTCTTTAGACACCGCGGCCTCGTCGAGTCTCGAGGCCGCGGTGTTTCTTTCGCATCGCTTGCAATCAGCGTTTCCTAATGTTGTTGATTTGACGGTTTACTCGCGATTACCGTCTTCAATTTTGTTTATTTCCCAGGCGTTTCCGGGTTTGAGGAGGATTAAGCTTGTGCGGTGGCACCAACGGCCGCAATCGATTGTTGTCGGGTCGGATTTTATGGGTTTGTTGAGGGATTGTGAGGGTTTGGATTCGATTGATCTTTCGTGTTTTTATTGTTGGACGGAGGATGTTCCGCCCGCGTTAGAAGCTTATCCGCGAGCCGGGTTTCGGTTGGTGAAGTTGAATTTGTTGAATTTTGCCCTTATGGAAGGGTTTAAGGCTGATCAGATTCTGACAATTACGAGGATTTGTCCTAATTTGAGGGATTTTAGGGTTGGGTGTATGTTTGATTCGAGGTATTTAGGGTTTCTTGGGGATGATGCTCTTGTGGGTATTCCTGGAAATTGTAAGCATCTTAGGGTTCTTCATTTAGTGGATATTTCGTTGGCCGAAAGGGAATTTGATGATCAAGGGTATTGTAGGGAGGATGCAGGGTTTAGTATCCAGGGTTTGGTCGGGTTTTTTTCCGGGTTGGGGGAGATTGAGGAGTTGGTGTTGGATGTTGGGAAGAATGTGAGGGGGAGTTGGGTTGCTTTAGAAGTTTTGGGATCGAGATGCCCGAATTTGAGGGTACTTGAGTTGGGTTGTTTTCATGAGATTTGTAAAGCTATTGAGTCTCACCTTGATGGAATTGCACTTTGTCATCGGCTTGAGTCGTTGTCGATTAAGAACTCGGCGGATATGATTGATTCGCAGTTGATTGAGATTGGGAGAGGGTGTTCTATGTTGAGGAAGTTTGAGGTTAGTGACTGTAGGAATATTACTATGAGGGGGTTGAGGACCTTTGTTTGTTTGCTTAGGAAGACGCTTGTGGAAGTAATGGTTTCGCGTTGTAGGCAGCTAGATGCCTCGGCTTCAGTGCAAGCTGTTGATCCCATTTCTAGTCGGATTAGAAGGTTGGGTATCGATTGTGTATGGGGTGATGAGGAGGCTGAGACCCGTAGAGAGCTAGGTTTATTTGGTAACGGTTTTGATCTAGATGATAGTGAAATTGAGGAGAACCGGGTGACTAAGAGGTCTAGGTTGTCATCTGTTGGTGAAAGTTCTTATGCGAATGGAAGTAGTAACAATGGGTTTACAGTCAGATCATGGGATCGTCTTGAGTTTTTATCGCTTTGGATCGGAGTGGGACAGCTATTAGCACCGTTGGAAAATGCTGGACTTGCTGATTGCCCTAATTTGAGGGAGATTCATATCAAAGTGGAGGGTGATTGTCGAGAGAGGCCGAAGCCTTCCCAAACTAGCTTTGGTATTGATACATTGATCCGATACCCAAAGTTGTCGAAGATGAAGCTCGATTGTGGGGAAACCATAGGCTATGCATTGACGGCTCCTTCAGGGCTTATGGACCTTAGCCTTTGGGAAAGGTGGTTCTTAAATGGTATCAGGAATTTAACACTCAATGAGCTTGACTATTGGCCGCCTCAAGATAGAGAAGTTAATCAACGGAGTCTCTCCCTGCCTGCAGCCGGCTTGATTTCGCAATGTTATTCTTTGAGGAAACTCTTCATCCATGGAACTACTCATGAACACTTCATGATGTTCTTCATTGGGATTCCGAACCTTAGAGATGTTCAACTGAGAGGGGATTACTACCCGGCTCCTGAAAATGATATGAGTACTGAGATGAGAGTAGACTCGTGTTGTCGTTTTGAGGACAAGTTAAACTCGTGTCATATTCGCCAGATTCCTGATTAA